Proteins encoded together in one Centropristis striata isolate RG_2023a ecotype Rhode Island chromosome 6, C.striata_1.0, whole genome shotgun sequence window:
- the tnni1c gene encoding LOW QUALITY PROTEIN: troponin I, skeletal, slow c (The sequence of the model RefSeq protein was modified relative to this genomic sequence to represent the inferred CDS: inserted 2 bases in 1 codon) produces the protein MSDDCVSLISLLQQIPHDYHSQYAPPSKAVATPKPKSKISASRKLSLKILLLARATEELEAEKAAREEEKVRYLGDKLPPLQLIGLNMDDLQTLCKEINEKIDAVDEERYDCEAKVIKNNRDIHQLNLKVQDLGGKFKKPALRKVRVSADEMLKALFGSKNKGSMDLRANLKSVKKEDIKREQEKELTMEVGDWRKNVEAMSGMEGRKKMFXMHDVMEKELNKNSYNK, from the exons ATGTCTGATGA TTGTGTATCTCTGATTTCTCTGCTCCAACAAATTCCACATGACTATCACAGTCAA TATGCACCACCTTCAAAGGCAGTGGCAACACCAAAG CCCAAAAGCAAGATTTCAGCCTCCCGCAAGCTATCATTGAAG ATCCTCTTGCTGGCTCGAGCAACTGAAGAGTTGGAGGCTGAGAAGGCtgcaagagaggaagagaaggtcCGCTACCTGGGAGATAAGCTTCCACCGCTGCAGCTCATTGGTTTAAACATGGACGACCTACAG ACACTTTGTAAGGAGATTAATGAAAAGATTGATGCGGTGGATGAGGAGCGATATGACTGTGAGGCCAAAGTCATCAAAAACAACAGAGAT ATCCACCAATTGAATCTAAAGGTTCAGGACCTTGGAGGGAAGTTCAAGAAGCCAGCTCTGAGGAAGGTGAGAGTGTCCGCAGATGAGATGCTgaaagctctctttggatccaAAAACAAAGGCTCCATGGATCTGAGGGCAAACCTCAAGTCTGTAAAGAAAGAGGACATCAAGAGAGAACAAGAGAAG GAGCTAACTATGGAGGTGGGTGACTGGCGTAAGAACGTGGAGGCCATGTCCGGTATGGAGGGCAGGAAGAAGATGTT GATGCATGATGTTATGGAGAAAGAACTGAATAAAAATTCGTATAATAAATAG